From the genome of Salvelinus fontinalis isolate EN_2023a chromosome 20, ASM2944872v1, whole genome shotgun sequence, one region includes:
- the LOC129817520 gene encoding uncharacterized protein LOC129817520, which produces MPLAVDHLLSAVSPFLVVSHGSSVGCPEGVHFNSVNLRNIAKWHPGKDTPNDTHYTVEYAIYGDRMDSGATHVRWRVKKQCRDIPQTWCDLSNETTDLDEGYFARVKAVGTNLSSKWAFTEKRFDPKADTTFGPPLVTLVMKENSVTVKLKGPMRWKTGNMTKEYSLLKIYPQMTYNLSVYDNRSCKTHHFTVENRSFEYGLLAYETQYCFSANSQVLSLPIPWHASEWQCLTTPKDPFYDQLLLMLMGAVVPSVICLFMLILAGCLVYHSVCGNKQKSPPFLEILDLQNPPQTFCPEHTVTVNVVLVNIAKPMELMAIKPNNIPALIHQTEQELVLPSSAQQAPGIEPPKEGSCKDEFGEAQPEPLDYGFVGAAPEMPEVRENEASDSEKTLPLRLSQVNPYIAQRCAPGSQEPVENVLTGICLDMDPKTGLFRMPLLSDIKLGVESTSYKEPDQVGPYAPQHFSVRETTEVDLWGDKTEEPQSYPSDYGFVGAAPKQQMVTTKYQTRSNRRDNQPLLLAQVNLYRSQRQALFPQESEEEDGLGGGNCVDWSPTSGILQMPLLSKPIPEVEVVRKDRESEQLEILPSVLVRQSSEESEGESDLTKLQNVWSLQINMED; this is translated from the exons ATGCCCTTGGCAGTTGATCACCTACTTTCTGCTGTTTCTCCTTTCCTAGTTGTCTCACATGGGTCCAGTGTAGGATGTCCTGAAGGAGTTCATTTTAACTCTGTGAACCTGAGGAACATTGCAAAGTGGCATCCTGGGAAAGACACACCAAATGACACACATTACACAGTGGAGTATGCAAT TTATGGTGACAGAATGGATAGTGGGGCGACACATGTGCGCTGGAGGGTGAAGAAGCAATGCAGAGACATCCCTCAGACCTGGTGTGATCTATCCAATGAGACCACTGACCTGGATGAAGGCTACTTTGCCAGAGTCAAGGCTGTGGGCACAAACCTATCCTCCAAATGGGCATTCACGGAAAAGAGGTTTGACCCCAAAGCTGACA CAACCTTTGGACCTCCACTTGTAACACTTGTGATGAAGGAGAATAGTGTTACTGTCAAGCTGAAGGGTCCAATGAGATGGAAGACTGGAAACATGACAAAAGAGTACTCCTTGTTGAAAATATACCCTCAGATGACATACAACCTCTCTGTGTACGACAACAGAAGCTGCAAAACG CATCACTTCACTGTGGAAAACAGATCCTTTGAATATGGGTTGCTTGCCTATGAAACCCAGTATTGTTTCTCTGCTAATTCCCAGGTCCTATCACTTCCTATACCTTGGCATGCATCTGAATGGCAGTGCCTAACAACCCCAAAGG ATCCTTTCTACGACCAGCTGCTACTGATGCTGATGGGAGCCGTTGTACCATCAGTTATCTGCCTTTTCATGCTGATCCTGGCCGGATGCCTTGTCTACCACTCTGTTTGTGGTAATAAACAGAAAAGTCCCCCTTTCCTG GAAATATTGGACCTTCAGAACCCACCGCAGACTTTCTGTCCTGAGCATACTGTGACAGTGAATGTGGTACTGGTCAACATTGCCAAGCCCATGGAGTTGATGGCCATAAAGCCTAACAACATCCCTGCCCTGATCCACCAAACAGAGCAGGAGCTCGTACTACCCTCCTCTGCCCAGCAAGCCCCTGGCATAGAGCCTCCAAAGGAGGGATCATGCAAAGATGAGTTCGGTGAGGCCCAACCAGAGCCTCTAGACTACGGCTTCGTTGGAGCGGCCCCAGAGATGCCGGAAGTAAGGGAAAATGAGGCATCTGACAGTGAGAAAACCCTGCCCCTGCGTCTCAGCCAGGTCAACCCATACATAGCACAGAGATGTGCACCAGGTTCACAGGAGCCTGTGGAGAATGTTTTGACTGGGATCTGTTTAGACATGGACCCCAAGACAGGGCTCTTTAGAATGCCACTGCTGTCTGATATAAAGCTGGGGGTGGAGAGCACAAGTTACAAAGAGCCTGATCAGGTGGGTCCCTACGCACCACAGCACTTCTCTGTCAGAGAGACCACTGAGGTGGACCTGTGGGGAGACAAAACTGAAGAGCCCCAAAGTTACCCCTCAGACTACGGCTTCGTGGGAGCAGCCCCAAAGCAGCAGATGGTGACAACAAAGTACCAGACGCGGTCTAACAGAAGGGATAATCAGCCCCTGCTGCTAGCCCAGGTCAACCTGTACAGAAGCCAGAGGCAAGCTCTGTTTCCACAGgagtctgaggaagaggatggatTAGGTGGTGGTAACTGtgttgactggagccctacatcAGGGATCCTCCAGATGCCTTTGCTCTCCAAGCCTATTCCAGAAGTGGAGGTAGTGAGAAAGGACAGGGAGTCAGAGCAGTTGGAGATTCTACCCAGTGTGTTAGTGAGGCAATCCTCAGAGGAGAGTGAGGGTGAGAGTGACCTGACTAAACTACAGAATGTCTGGAGTCTACAGATCAACATGGAGGACTAA